A window from Roseburia sp. 499 encodes these proteins:
- a CDS encoding LacI family DNA-binding transcriptional regulator has translation MSIKKIAEKAGVSTATVSRVLNNPEYKCSSEELREKIWQIARELNYLPNEAARNLKKGIIDTGQKIWYIDILMTRTGSMEADPFFSELLRIIESEIHKQRCILTRVWHQPIFSNDRKCQIENIDKILEEMEQGNEQKSDGLIIIGKCNDNVLKKLSAKYRGIVSVNRNSTNYLVDEVICDGMRIAATAVEYLIQLGHRKIGYVGDCHNESRYKGYQDTLFMYNIDMDINYVIETEHTEAEGYAVMESLIQRSDVPTAIYCANDMIAIGMLKCLNRYKNRYYVPSIISSDDIEEAQYTRPMLTTVRLPKEEMGKFALYLLLDRLNGGHKGIVRTELEGKLIIRESCTPVENTNRLEYYI, from the coding sequence TTGTCTATTAAAAAGATTGCAGAAAAAGCCGGAGTTTCCACAGCAACGGTATCGCGGGTGTTGAATAATCCGGAATATAAGTGTTCTTCCGAAGAACTTCGGGAAAAGATATGGCAGATTGCTCGTGAACTAAACTATCTGCCAAATGAAGCTGCGCGTAATCTGAAAAAGGGAATTATCGATACAGGACAAAAAATATGGTATATCGATATTTTGATGACGCGTACCGGAAGTATGGAGGCAGATCCCTTTTTTAGTGAATTGCTTCGAATTATCGAAAGTGAAATTCATAAGCAAAGGTGTATTTTGACGAGAGTCTGGCATCAACCGATATTTTCCAATGACAGAAAGTGTCAGATAGAAAATATTGATAAGATTCTGGAGGAAATGGAACAGGGAAACGAGCAAAAAAGCGATGGACTGATTATTATTGGAAAATGTAATGATAATGTTCTCAAAAAACTTTCAGCCAAATATCGAGGTATCGTATCCGTGAATCGGAATTCCACAAATTACTTAGTGGATGAGGTTATTTGTGACGGAATGCGGATAGCTGCAACAGCTGTGGAATATTTGATTCAATTAGGACACCGGAAAATCGGATATGTGGGAGATTGCCATAATGAGTCAAGATATAAAGGATATCAGGATACCTTGTTTATGTATAATATCGATATGGATATCAATTATGTAATAGAAACAGAGCACACGGAGGCAGAAGGGTATGCTGTCATGGAGAGCCTTATTCAGCGTAGTGATGTTCCCACAGCTATTTACTGTGCCAATGATATGATTGCAATCGGTATGTTAAAGTGCCTGAATCGGTATAAGAATCGTTACTATGTACCTTCTATTATTTCCAGTGATGACATAGAAGAAGCACAGTATACCAGGCCGATGCTTACAACGGTTCGGTTACCCAAGGAGGAGATGGGAAAGTTTGCACTTTACCTATTGTTAGATCGTCTAAATGGCGGTCATAAGGGAATTGTCCGGACAGAGTTGGAAGGAAAGCTGATAATTCGAGAAAGCTGTACACCGGTGGAAAATACAAACAGATTGGAGTATTATATTTAG